One Polyangiaceae bacterium genomic window carries:
- a CDS encoding NAD-dependent epimerase/dehydratase family protein: MHVLVIGGTRFVGPLFVFRLLAGGHRVTLFNRGTRSDPFGDRVERLVGDRTTADLSRHMCNRQFDAAVDFAAYRWEDGRGAVEALGGRVGHYVYISSGQVYLMREDCPRPAQESDYTGPLIEKPTNEADLAQWEYGMGKRDCEDALVEAWQKSGFPATRLRLPIVAGERDHYQRLDPYVYRLLDGGPIIVPDGGMHPVRHVYAGEVARLLVELLGRESSFGEAYNVCQREAPSLSELVGMLAQILGSRSKLVPIETPDIVAAGFTPRTISPFSSQWMSLLDPFKAETELGFRHEPLFTYLGKIVASLVAYARATPPDGYERRVEEIALAEQWLKDRESVRPPPSIRFS, translated from the coding sequence ATGCATGTGCTGGTGATCGGCGGGACGCGGTTTGTCGGTCCGCTGTTCGTGTTCCGTCTGCTCGCGGGCGGACATCGAGTGACGCTGTTCAATCGTGGAACGCGGTCGGATCCATTTGGGGATCGCGTCGAGCGGCTCGTTGGGGATCGAACGACGGCGGATTTGTCGCGGCACATGTGCAATCGGCAATTCGACGCTGCGGTCGATTTTGCGGCGTATCGGTGGGAGGACGGGCGAGGCGCCGTGGAGGCGCTCGGGGGGCGGGTCGGCCATTATGTATACATCAGCAGTGGGCAAGTGTATTTGATGCGCGAGGATTGCCCCCGGCCGGCGCAGGAATCGGATTATACGGGGCCGCTCATTGAAAAGCCCACGAACGAAGCGGATCTTGCGCAGTGGGAATATGGAATGGGTAAACGGGATTGCGAGGATGCGCTGGTGGAGGCCTGGCAAAAGTCGGGTTTTCCTGCGACGCGTTTGCGATTGCCGATCGTGGCCGGCGAGCGAGATCATTATCAGCGACTCGATCCGTACGTATATCGATTGCTCGACGGCGGGCCCATCATCGTTCCGGATGGGGGCATGCATCCGGTTCGGCATGTTTATGCAGGAGAAGTGGCGCGGCTTCTCGTGGAGCTGCTCGGGCGTGAGAGCTCGTTCGGGGAAGCGTACAACGTATGTCAGCGCGAAGCGCCATCGCTTTCGGAATTGGTGGGAATGCTTGCGCAGATTCTGGGTTCGCGCTCGAAGCTCGTGCCCATTGAAACGCCCGACATCGTCGCGGCTGGTTTCACGCCGAGAACGATATCACCATTCAGCTCACAGTGGATGAGCTTGCTCGATCCATTCAAAGCGGAAACCGAGCTCGGATTTCGTCACGAGCCACTGTTTACGTACCTCGGCAAAATCGTTGCGAGTCTCGTGGCGTATGCGCGAGCGACGCCGCCGGACGGCTACGAGCGGCGGGTGGAGGAAATTGCGCTGGCGGAGCAATGGCTGAAGGATCGTGAATCGGTGCGCCCGCCGCCGTCGATTCGGTTTAGTTGA
- a CDS encoding M4 family metallopeptidase has product MPVVFVDAHSGDIVLSYDNLKTQRNRSTYNGKTQNSLPGTLVRNEASSPSGDAVLDLAHDNVGTTYDYYFASFGRDSDNDAGAALKATVHHKKNYVNAFWNGSQMAYGDGDGSQSSALVVLDVTAHELTHAVTDYSWDLIYSNDSGALNEAMSDIFGAAVEAYRDNAVSKNTWKIGDECWTPNTPNDALRYMYDPAAAGDFDFYPDRYQGTSDNGGVHWNSGIANLAFYLAVMGGTPPRGKTSNVVSPLSSNSLTSINMGAAIFYRANTTCLSPSSTFADARSCTEAAATDLYGASAATAIGDAWTAVGVSSSGGGGGGGTSTWTVIDTKSNLSGARRSGTNYSYTTPAGASQIKFDTSGGSGDVDLYVKFGSPPTTSSYDCRPYAAGNAESCVFNPAQQGTYYVMLRGYSAYSGVTLKMSTQ; this is encoded by the coding sequence ATGCCCGTCGTATTCGTCGATGCGCATTCGGGCGATATCGTTCTCTCGTACGACAACCTCAAGACGCAGCGCAATCGCAGCACCTACAATGGCAAGACGCAAAACTCGCTCCCGGGTACGCTCGTGCGTAACGAGGCGTCTAGTCCGAGTGGCGATGCGGTGCTCGATCTCGCGCACGACAACGTTGGCACGACGTACGACTATTACTTCGCGTCCTTTGGTCGCGACAGTGACAATGACGCGGGCGCGGCGCTCAAGGCCACCGTCCACCACAAGAAGAATTACGTGAATGCCTTCTGGAACGGTTCGCAGATGGCCTACGGCGATGGTGACGGCTCGCAATCGTCGGCGCTCGTCGTGCTCGACGTGACCGCCCACGAGCTCACGCACGCCGTGACGGATTACTCGTGGGACCTCATTTACAGCAATGATTCCGGTGCGTTGAACGAGGCCATGAGCGATATTTTCGGCGCGGCCGTCGAAGCGTATCGTGACAATGCCGTTTCGAAAAATACGTGGAAGATCGGTGACGAGTGCTGGACGCCCAATACGCCGAACGACGCATTGCGGTACATGTACGATCCGGCGGCGGCGGGCGATTTCGACTTCTATCCGGATCGTTACCAGGGCACGTCGGACAACGGCGGCGTGCATTGGAACTCGGGTATCGCGAACCTTGCGTTTTACCTGGCCGTCATGGGTGGTACGCCTCCGCGAGGCAAGACGAGCAACGTCGTTTCGCCGCTTTCGTCGAATTCGCTGACGTCCATCAACATGGGCGCCGCGATTTTCTATCGTGCCAACACGACCTGTCTCTCCCCGAGCTCCACGTTTGCGGACGCGCGTTCCTGTACCGAGGCAGCCGCGACGGACCTTTATGGCGCATCGGCGGCAACGGCCATTGGCGATGCGTGGACAGCCGTGGGCGTCAGCAGTTCGGGCGGTGGCGGTGGCGGTGGCACGTCGACGTGGACCGTCATCGACACCAAGAGCAACCTCTCCGGCGCGCGTCGTAGCGGAACCAATTACAGCTATACGACGCCGGCTGGCGCTTCGCAAATCAAGTTCGATACGTCCGGTGGATCGGGCGACGTCGATCTTTATGTGAAATTCGGCAGCCCCCCAACGACATCGAGCTACGATTGTCGTCCCTATGCGGCCGGTAACGCGGAATCTTGCGTGTTCAATCCCGCACAGCAAGGCACGTACTACGTCATGCTCCGCGGCTATTCGGCGTACTCCGGCGTGACGCTCAAGATGAGCACGCAGTAG
- a CDS encoding HAMP domain-containing protein: MELKSHSRHLVQKFFVSLARIRYRLLIVNLLALFVPAIGIEFARVHERELLDALERDMSNQAVLVRTFIESGLRNGKPLADVEYARILTTAAKRTRTRIRIIDESGAVVADSHADGPPEGPEPLPPSVLPRSREVSQVIDVFADPQEKWPELAHRSEVRTALSGNKATYTRVRERKPGVFLFLAEPIRSSGVRGVVYLARSTQPVLVELYRIRSGLVRVLAVALIGTGLVSILLALSISRPLGRLSRAAKRIAAGERDVVVPIGGGGEIRELGEAFAAMKERLDARMRYISDFAADVAHEFKSPLTSIRGAAELLGEGALDDPEARSRFLRNIELDVARLDRLVSRLLELSRIEASAEAMRPCDIESLAARAVERASSPDQPVNLEFLAGERILTCRAMDLETAIGNLLDNAIRFSPASEPVALTIDGGANEGVVRFKVRDRGPGIPAAILPRIFDRFFTTDADRDGTGLGLAIVKSVAETHGGRVLVDSRPGEGATFTLEIPYRG; encoded by the coding sequence ATTGAATTAAAATCCCATTCGAGGCATCTCGTGCAAAAATTTTTCGTTTCACTCGCCCGAATTCGTTATCGATTGCTCATCGTCAATCTTCTGGCGCTGTTCGTCCCGGCCATTGGTATCGAGTTTGCCCGAGTCCACGAGCGCGAGCTCCTCGACGCGCTCGAACGTGACATGTCGAATCAAGCGGTCCTCGTACGAACGTTCATCGAAAGTGGTTTGCGCAATGGTAAGCCGCTTGCCGATGTCGAATATGCACGCATTTTGACGACGGCGGCGAAACGCACGCGAACGCGCATTCGAATCATCGACGAAAGTGGCGCCGTGGTCGCGGATTCTCATGCCGATGGCCCGCCCGAAGGTCCCGAGCCATTGCCTCCATCGGTTTTACCACGTTCACGCGAAGTATCGCAAGTGATCGATGTTTTCGCCGATCCGCAAGAAAAGTGGCCCGAGCTTGCCCATCGTAGTGAAGTGCGCACCGCGCTTTCCGGCAACAAGGCGACGTATACGCGTGTTCGCGAACGCAAACCGGGCGTATTTTTGTTCCTCGCCGAACCCATTCGTTCGAGCGGCGTGCGAGGTGTCGTGTATCTTGCGAGGTCCACGCAGCCGGTGCTCGTGGAGCTTTATCGAATTCGTTCGGGGCTCGTTCGAGTGCTCGCGGTGGCGCTCATTGGAACGGGCCTCGTATCCATTCTTTTGGCATTGAGCATTTCACGGCCTCTCGGGCGGCTTTCTCGTGCAGCGAAACGAATTGCAGCGGGCGAGCGGGACGTCGTCGTTCCCATTGGCGGTGGAGGAGAAATCCGGGAGCTTGGTGAAGCGTTCGCCGCAATGAAAGAACGCCTCGATGCACGCATGCGCTACATTTCCGATTTCGCGGCGGATGTTGCGCACGAATTCAAGTCGCCGCTGACATCGATTCGAGGCGCTGCGGAATTGCTGGGCGAAGGAGCGCTCGACGATCCGGAAGCACGCAGCCGCTTTTTGCGCAACATCGAGCTCGACGTGGCGCGGCTCGATCGGCTGGTGTCGCGACTGCTCGAGCTATCCCGCATTGAAGCGTCGGCAGAAGCCATGCGGCCGTGCGATATCGAATCGCTTGCGGCGCGAGCGGTGGAGCGGGCATCGAGCCCCGATCAACCCGTGAATTTGGAATTTTTGGCGGGCGAACGCATTCTCACGTGTCGCGCAATGGACCTCGAGACGGCCATTGGGAATTTGCTCGACAATGCCATACGATTTTCGCCGGCGTCGGAGCCGGTCGCGCTCACCATCGACGGTGGCGCCAATGAAGGCGTCGTTCGATTCAAGGTTCGGGATCGAGGGCCAGGCATTCCGGCGGCCATTTTGCCGCGCATTTTCGACAGGTTTTTCACGACGGACGCCGATCGCGATGGCACGGGGCTGGGCCTCGCCATCGTCAAAAGCGTTGCGGAGACTCATGGCGGTCGGGTGCTCGTGGATAGCCGTCCTGGGGAAGGCGCGACGTTTACGCTCGAGATTCCGTATCGAGGGTGA
- a CDS encoding phytanoyl-CoA dioxygenase family protein — MTSQPVDIEQHVQRIERDGYTILERVIEPDLIDMIAEDLGRIERERSIRPAQNLFEGLRTVRIYNLLAYGAPYDRIPVHDRILPLVERVLDRGCLVSSISSIAIEQGETPQPWHADDQHVPLPRPHVPIVCNTMWAITDFTKDNGATRLVPGSHRSADVPPPFGDIDGAIAAEMPRGSVLVYHGSLWHGGGANSTNDRRVGVAMNYCAGWVRQQENQLLGIPLEVARTFSSRLRKLCGWGLYKKLMGHIDKCTPEYLLDGSAPKKVVGEV; from the coding sequence ATGACGTCTCAGCCCGTGGACATCGAACAGCATGTGCAGCGTATCGAGCGAGATGGTTATACCATCCTCGAACGCGTGATCGAGCCCGACCTCATCGACATGATCGCAGAGGACTTGGGTCGCATCGAACGGGAACGATCCATTCGGCCAGCGCAGAACCTGTTCGAAGGGTTGCGAACGGTTCGGATTTACAACCTCCTCGCATACGGCGCGCCATATGATCGGATTCCAGTGCACGACCGAATTCTTCCGCTCGTCGAGCGCGTGCTCGATCGGGGATGCTTGGTGTCGTCGATATCGTCGATCGCCATTGAACAAGGCGAAACGCCTCAACCGTGGCACGCCGACGACCAGCATGTTCCGCTGCCTCGGCCCCACGTGCCCATCGTGTGCAATACGATGTGGGCGATTACGGATTTTACGAAAGACAACGGCGCCACGCGGCTCGTGCCGGGGTCGCACCGATCCGCCGACGTTCCTCCGCCCTTTGGAGACATCGATGGAGCCATTGCGGCGGAGATGCCTCGCGGCAGCGTGCTCGTGTATCACGGCAGCTTGTGGCACGGCGGAGGAGCAAACTCGACGAACGATCGCCGGGTCGGGGTGGCGATGAATTATTGTGCGGGGTGGGTTCGCCAGCAGGAAAACCAATTGCTTGGAATACCCCTCGAAGTTGCGCGTACGTTTTCGTCGCGATTGCGAAAGCTTTGCGGATGGGGCTTGTACAAGAAATTGATGGGCCACATCGACAAGTGCACGCCGGAGTATTTGCTCGACGGTTCCGCACCCAAGAAAGTCGTGGGAGAGGTTTGA
- a CDS encoding response regulator transcription factor, with amino-acid sequence MSKRILVVDDEARIREVLDYALRKEGYEVVAVTDGREAIDAVERGGIDLVILDVMLPEVDGLSACRNIRTSSRVPILFLSARSDEIDRVLGLELGGDDYLTKPFSVRELVARVKAMFRRLEAPEENARKVLTQGSVELDVERHEARVSGVLVPLTATEFGVLGVLLERPGIVYSRSQLMTRAYKFDNLITERTIDTHIRRIRAKFRAAGGDDPIMTVHGVGYKFAGT; translated from the coding sequence GTGAGCAAACGCATTTTGGTTGTCGATGACGAAGCTCGCATTCGTGAAGTGCTCGATTACGCGCTTCGCAAAGAAGGGTACGAAGTCGTCGCCGTGACCGACGGACGAGAAGCCATTGATGCGGTCGAGCGCGGCGGAATCGATCTCGTCATTTTGGACGTCATGCTTCCCGAGGTCGATGGTTTGTCGGCATGCCGCAACATTCGCACGTCGAGCCGGGTGCCGATCTTGTTTCTATCGGCGCGGAGCGATGAAATCGACCGCGTGCTTGGCCTGGAATTGGGCGGAGACGATTACCTGACAAAACCGTTTTCCGTGCGCGAGCTCGTGGCGCGCGTCAAAGCGATGTTTCGACGGCTCGAAGCGCCCGAAGAAAACGCCCGCAAAGTCCTGACGCAAGGTTCGGTCGAGCTCGACGTCGAACGGCATGAAGCGCGCGTCTCCGGCGTGCTCGTGCCGCTCACCGCGACCGAATTCGGCGTGCTCGGCGTGCTGCTCGAGAGGCCGGGAATCGTGTATTCACGCAGTCAGCTCATGACGCGAGCGTACAAGTTCGACAATTTGATCACGGAACGCACGATCGACACGCACATTCGACGCATTCGCGCCAAATTTCGCGCAGCGGGCGGGGACGATCCCATCATGACCGTGCACGGCGTGGGATACAAGTTTGCAGGGACGTGA